From the genome of Pirellulales bacterium, one region includes:
- a CDS encoding PQQ-binding-like beta-propeller repeat protein produces the protein MVYGKRFAIDLKLDTFLITGDRMIRFILASALGLGLYVSTPVTAEDWPQFRGPTGSGTTRGAALPSEWSTDKNLAWKVKLPGTGLSQPVVVGDKLFVTAAVSDNLRKPKSFGQGVIETGREMLPDVEIDWQVVALDRNTGKTLWAKSATKGKPKHPVHACNSYATETPCADTERVYAYFGATGTLAAFDHTGNEVWKAELGVYPTAANWGSGSSPALGGGKVFVASFSNASGFVVGLDCKTGEEVWRFKWSDGGVTTYSSPLVWANSKRTELVVCGPDSVLGLDTNTGIELWRLSGFQPFTSSPTVDGDTLYFSNGSQSSGGPLFAIRAGASGDITTKVDQPSEFVAWNVTGGGAGWSSPLAYNGYLYVPGKGVLACYDAKTGKEQYKERLPNMNRLIASPVGTGDQVLVTNEDGSTAIIKAGPKFEVVGNGKLDDNFWSSPAVAGGDLYLRGVDHLYCVRQAKSK, from the coding sequence ATGGTTTATGGCAAGCGATTCGCAATCGACCTGAAACTTGACACCTTCCTGATCACTGGAGACCGTATGATACGATTTATCCTCGCCTCGGCATTGGGCCTTGGCCTCTATGTGTCCACTCCCGTGACGGCCGAGGACTGGCCCCAGTTCCGCGGCCCGACCGGGTCCGGAACGACAAGGGGGGCGGCTCTACCGAGCGAGTGGTCGACGGACAAGAACCTCGCCTGGAAAGTGAAACTGCCCGGCACCGGTTTGTCGCAGCCGGTGGTGGTCGGTGACAAACTGTTCGTCACCGCCGCCGTCTCTGACAACCTCCGCAAGCCAAAGAGTTTTGGCCAGGGGGTCATCGAAACTGGGCGGGAGATGTTACCGGACGTGGAGATCGACTGGCAGGTTGTCGCCCTGGACCGCAATACTGGCAAGACTCTCTGGGCGAAGTCGGCAACCAAGGGGAAGCCGAAGCACCCGGTCCACGCGTGCAACAGCTACGCCACCGAGACACCCTGCGCCGACACCGAACGGGTATACGCGTACTTCGGGGCGACGGGAACGCTCGCGGCGTTCGACCACACAGGCAACGAGGTTTGGAAGGCGGAACTCGGCGTATATCCGACCGCGGCCAATTGGGGAAGCGGATCGTCGCCAGCGCTCGGCGGAGGCAAGGTGTTCGTCGCCAGTTTCAGCAACGCATCGGGGTTCGTCGTCGGCCTCGACTGCAAGACGGGCGAAGAAGTGTGGCGGTTCAAATGGTCGGACGGGGGCGTGACCACGTACAGTTCCCCCCTGGTCTGGGCGAACAGTAAGCGTACCGAGTTGGTGGTCTGTGGCCCCGACAGTGTATTAGGTTTGGACACTAATACAGGGATTGAACTCTGGCGGTTGTCTGGGTTCCAGCCGTTCACCTCGTCACCGACTGTCGACGGCGACACGCTCTACTTTTCCAACGGCAGCCAGAGTTCGGGCGGCCCGCTGTTCGCCATCCGGGCTGGGGCGAGTGGGGACATCACCACTAAGGTTGATCAGCCCAGCGAATTCGTGGCCTGGAACGTGACCGGGGGCGGGGCTGGCTGGTCATCCCCGCTGGCCTATAATGGATACTTGTACGTCCCAGGCAAGGGCGTGCTCGCCTGCTATGACGCAAAGACCGGGAAGGAGCAATATAAGGAGCGCCTGCCGAACATGAATAGGCTGATTGCCAGCCCGGTCGGAACCGGGGACCAGGTGCTTGTGACGAACGAGGATGGGTCGACTGCGATAATCAAAGCCGGGCCGAAGTTCGAGGTGGTTGGCAACGGCAAGCTCGATGACAACTTCTGGTCATCGCCGGCAGTAGCGGGGGGTGACCTCTATCTCCGCGGGGTCGATCATCTGTACTGCGTTCGCCAGGCCAAGTCCAAGTGA
- a CDS encoding SUMF1/EgtB/PvdO family nonheme iron enzyme: protein MMKTFLKTVAVIVAMASLATAEETPSKSLVVATPLAPSEEAYAKLRGSRAGEEREFEIAPGVKMTFCWCPAGEFIMGSPPSEQGREGTREDQAKVTLSKGFWVSKTEVTQSQWVAVMASNPLKDRGPYGLPFSDKNKGPNHPIVGVSWDDAQKFMEKVNSTLGSEDGGKMSLPTEAQYEYAARAGEAGMYPGGNLDEVAWHDGNSGGYLKPVGTKTANAWGLHDMNGSTWEWVQDCYYVELPGGTDPIAKEIGLDRVIRGGCWFKEAARCRLATRSYRWQGASQCFSIGFRMVRNSWPAEVSKPAIDPDINGQTVTKISYQGTDIEKSFVQTGPNTWMSGGVAYTEVKRTEGSVHLRQAGKVDARVQIDLSEKTIIFRGQEPKEVQPISSASKHLPDDVKAALEKARLSSAEAAKAQADKAITNSVGMKLMPIPKGQLQMGSGGSSRFKEARHEVTITRDYYMGAFEVTQGQYLKLIGNNPSHFQGYQVGDSSNHPVDQVSWEDAVEFCKKLSELPEEKAAGRVYRLPTEAEWEHACRAGSNAPFSFGGLELADDHGWFSSNSQGKTHPVGKKDPNAWGLHDMHGNVNEWCSDWAGDYPEGAVTDPTGPQKGDFRIFRGGNWMFDAVIFKSGVRSSFPPSVRSDYVGFRVALSSPEISQESEPSQEELSQAEGN, encoded by the coding sequence ATGATGAAAACATTCCTGAAAACAGTCGCTGTCATCGTTGCCATGGCAAGCCTGGCAACGGCAGAAGAAACACCATCCAAGTCACTGGTCGTCGCTACCCCCCTTGCCCCTAGTGAAGAGGCTTACGCAAAGCTCAGGGGTAGCCGTGCGGGTGAGGAGCGTGAGTTCGAGATCGCGCCCGGCGTGAAGATGACCTTCTGCTGGTGCCCGGCGGGTGAGTTTATCATGGGGAGCCCCCCATCCGAGCAGGGCCGAGAAGGCACACGCGAAGATCAGGCCAAAGTCACCCTCAGCAAGGGCTTCTGGGTCTCAAAAACCGAAGTGACCCAGTCGCAGTGGGTAGCAGTGATGGCGAGCAATCCACTGAAAGATCGAGGCCCCTACGGCTTGCCTTTCTCCGATAAGAACAAAGGCCCGAATCACCCCATCGTGGGCGTCAGTTGGGACGATGCCCAGAAGTTTATGGAAAAGGTCAATTCCACTCTTGGGAGCGAGGATGGCGGAAAGATGTCTTTGCCGACCGAAGCGCAGTATGAATACGCGGCGCGAGCGGGTGAGGCAGGAATGTACCCCGGCGGCAATCTGGATGAGGTGGCGTGGCACGATGGAAACAGCGGCGGTTATCTGAAGCCGGTTGGCACCAAGACGGCGAATGCCTGGGGCCTGCACGACATGAACGGGAGTACCTGGGAGTGGGTTCAGGATTGTTATTACGTGGAATTGCCGGGCGGAACGGATCCGATTGCGAAGGAAATCGGTCTCGACCGGGTGATCCGGGGCGGCTGCTGGTTCAAGGAAGCCGCCCGCTGCCGGCTGGCGACCCGCAGTTATCGGTGGCAGGGGGCGAGTCAATGCTTCAGCATCGGGTTCCGGATGGTCCGCAATAGTTGGCCGGCAGAGGTTTCGAAGCCAGCCATCGACCCCGATATCAATGGTCAGACCGTGACAAAGATATCCTATCAGGGCACCGACATCGAGAAGTCGTTCGTACAGACCGGCCCGAACACCTGGATGAGCGGTGGTGTTGCCTACACCGAGGTGAAGCGGACCGAGGGGAGCGTTCACCTCCGACAGGCCGGCAAGGTCGACGCGCGAGTGCAAATCGACCTCTCGGAAAAAACCATTATCTTTCGCGGCCAAGAGCCTAAAGAGGTTCAGCCCATCTCGAGCGCATCCAAGCATCTTCCCGACGATGTGAAGGCTGCGCTTGAGAAAGCCCGTCTGAGCAGTGCTGAAGCTGCCAAGGCACAAGCGGACAAGGCAATCACCAACAGCGTTGGCATGAAGCTGATGCCGATCCCCAAGGGGCAGCTTCAGATGGGCTCGGGGGGTTCAAGCCGATTTAAGGAGGCCCGGCACGAAGTCACAATCACTCGGGACTACTACATGGGCGCTTTTGAGGTCACTCAGGGCCAATATTTGAAGCTGATAGGCAACAACCCGAGTCACTTTCAAGGTTATCAGGTCGGTGATAGCTCCAATCATCCCGTCGATCAAGTTTCGTGGGAGGACGCTGTCGAATTCTGCAAGAAACTGTCGGAGTTGCCCGAGGAGAAGGCGGCTGGTCGGGTGTACCGCCTGCCGACGGAGGCGGAGTGGGAGCACGCCTGCCGGGCTGGCAGTAACGCTCCGTTCTCGTTTGGCGGGTTGGAACTAGCCGATGACCACGGTTGGTTCAGTTCGAACAGTCAAGGCAAAACGCATCCGGTCGGCAAGAAGGATCCGAACGCCTGGGGTCTGCATGATATGCATGGCAATGTGAATGAGTGGTGCAGCGACTGGGCCGGTGATTACCCGGAGGGTGCGGTCACCGATCCCACTGGCCCACAGAAGGGCGATTTCCGAATCTTCCGTGGTGGCAATTGGATGTTTGATGCCGTGATCTTCAAATCGGGGGTCCGGAGCAGTTTCCCACCGAGTGTTCGCTCCGACTACGTCGGCTTCCGCGTGGCTCTGAGTTCTCCAGAAATTTCCCAGGAGTCGGAGCCGTCGCAAGAAGAGTTAAGCCAAGCCGAGGGGAACTGA
- a CDS encoding HYExAFE family protein has product MAKRENPYEVAFAAYLRHRRVPYVAIHESHRHSLGDGSIKNLDYLISLPGGMSWLIDVKGRQFPGGGKQKQYWKNWATQEDLRGLSAWEQLFGQGSCGLLVFAYLLTGEQSPVAVPELFCHAGQWYAFLGIRWYDYASAARVISPRWGTVALPATRFRELARPISEFLQPGRQVGDGIHSQSTVT; this is encoded by the coding sequence ATGGCTAAGCGCGAGAATCCCTACGAAGTCGCCTTTGCCGCTTATCTGCGGCACCGCCGCGTCCCTTATGTGGCCATTCACGAGTCCCACCGCCACAGCCTGGGGGATGGCTCCATCAAAAATCTCGACTATCTGATCTCGCTTCCCGGCGGCATGTCCTGGCTGATTGATGTCAAGGGGCGGCAGTTTCCCGGCGGCGGCAAGCAAAAACAATACTGGAAAAATTGGGCCACTCAAGAGGACTTGCGGGGACTTTCCGCGTGGGAGCAACTCTTTGGCCAGGGAAGTTGTGGGCTGCTCGTTTTTGCGTATTTGCTGACCGGCGAGCAAAGCCCCGTGGCCGTGCCGGAACTTTTTTGCCACGCGGGGCAATGGTACGCCTTTTTGGGGATCCGTTGGTATGATTACGCCAGCGCCGCGCGGGTGATTTCTCCCCGCTGGGGAACGGTGGCCCTGCCAGCGACCCGCTTTCGCGAACTAGCCCGCCCCATAAGCGAATTCTTGCAACCGGGGCGGCAGGTGGGAGACGGTATTCATTCCCAGTCTACGGTAACTTAA